A portion of the Cryptomeria japonica chromosome 5, Sugi_1.0, whole genome shotgun sequence genome contains these proteins:
- the LOC131064380 gene encoding dirigent protein 1 — MAEQKLLLGLVFLALMSCSWCLGPEKNIVFYMHDIVSKPNSTATVVAGVKGTSSNLLGFGTVLVIDDLLTEKPDRSSTVEYNGSTLEIQGTDPFMQSSEKEVSVVGGTGKLRYARGYAIITLQSSSGLDGNIKFNTTFCIG; from the exons ATGGCTGAACAAAAGCTACTCCTTGGCCTTGTTTTCCTTGCCCTAATGTCTTGTTCTTGGTGTCTTGGACCAGAGAAGAACATTGTATTCTACATGCACGACATTGTGAGTAAACCCAACTCAACAGCTACAGTAGTTGCAGGAGTAAAAGGAACATCCTCAAATCTGTTGGGCTTTGGAACAGTGCTGGTTATAGATGATCTTCTGACTGAGAAGCCTGATCGCTCTTCCACTGTT GAATATAATGGGAGCACACTTGAAATCCAGGGCACAGATCCCTTCATGCAGAGTTCTGAAAAAGAGGTGTCTGTGGTGGGAGGGACAGGAAAGTTGAGGTATGCTCGTGGTTATGCTATCATTACTCTGCAAAGCTCCAGTGGATTGGATGGTAATATCAAATTTAATACTACCTTTTGCATTGGCTGA